The sequence below is a genomic window from Methylotuvimicrobium alcaliphilum 20Z.
TACGCAGCCTTTTTTCAGGCATAAAAAAACCCGCGCTCAGTTCATGAGCGCGGGTTTTTTAAACCGGTTTAGATAACCGTGACTTCTTCGGCTTGCGGACCTTTTGGACCGCGAGTAATTTTAAACTGAACGTGTTGGCCTTCATCCAGTGATTTGTAGCTGCTGGTGCCGCTCAGGATATTCCGGAAATGGACGAAAACGTCCGGACCTTGTTGTTGTTCGATAAAACCGAAACCTTTATCTGAATTAAACCATTTAACGGTGCCGGTAGTCATTGCTGCAGTATTCATAGTAAGTCCTATAAAATTTTAAATTAAAAGCCTTAAGAAAGGCGGGTAAAGCTGATAACGATGGAGTTACTATATGAAAAACAGGACGAATAACTACTGAAGAGACATCGAAATGGTAAACAAAGGTAAATCTAGTTTTCTAGCTGGAACTCATTGTAGGCCGATTATTAGCATTGTCAATTTAATTCTGGAAAATCCGTCGATTTATTCTGTTTCCCAAGGTTCTTCGCTCGTTGTTATACCTTTCGCACTTCAAATTTCG
It includes:
- a CDS encoding cold-shock protein; this encodes MTTGTVKWFNSDKGFGFIEQQQGPDVFVHFRNILSGTSSYKSLDEGQHVQFKITRGPKGPQAEEVTVI